In Panicum virgatum strain AP13 chromosome 5K, P.virgatum_v5, whole genome shotgun sequence, the genomic window ATTAAAAATTGAAAACATGCAGCACATACCTGTACAAGTTAGGAGCATCTTGGGCAGAAGAACGGCTGCCAAATATCCACACATTCCCCACAACAAACCACACGGCAAAAAAACAATCCAGCAACAATTTAAAGCAAGCGACCAATGCATAGAACCTACAAGACATTAATTACACTATTAGTACTTAGTATTTCATGAGGACCGAAATGTTAGGCAGAGGAAACACTTCAAATGGTCATGCCATTATATGATGCGTCTCAACTACCACATCCAGAGTTCAAAGAGAAGTTATAGGAAGTACAGAATCTTAATAATCAGCATAGTCAAAATGCTCAGGATCATGTGATGCATCCCATTGGAGATAAGCTATACGACTATGCAGGTATAACACACGTATTTATTCAATGGAAGAAATGTTACCTTGGACTTGCCAACGGTAAGTTACTTCTTGAGACTCCAGTTCGGTTGGCACCGTCCACAGTTTCTGATGCATGAGTAGATGAAACGGCCGCAAAAGAATTAGTCTCGgatatatttctttctgaagAACTTTGGGTCGGCAGTTCCTGCTCCGTGTTCTGGCGATTGCGATGAAGGTACCGCCAATAAAGATGTGGAAGAATAGCAATACAACCTATTGTATAGCCAAGAAGCCACACAAATAATGGAGCATGTGGGTGCTCGTTCCTTGATACCGATAGAACAGAAATAGCTGCTATAATCTGGCTAAGATTTACAATAAGCTCAATTGAGATCCAGAAGCCCGAATTCAAAGGATTCTGCTGACGATGGCCTCGATCTCTTCTGGCAGAGGATGCGTTTTGAGAGTCAGATACATCATATGTAACAGAAGACCTTTCTGGCACTGCAGGCACTTCATCCGGAGGACTTCTGGTGTCGTGAAACTCGTCCAAGCTCTCGAGATCGTCATGGTGAGATGCTGATGGGGAGGTAACATCATTCCTTGGTATGTCAATTGTGTGATCATGATGGCTTAAGTTTCCAGTGTGATCCATCAAGAAAGGATGACTACGTGATTGACCTTCACGTTTTGATTTGGCAGGAGCAACAGCCACGAAACTAGACAGCCATACAACACGTTAGTTTGATAGCCTCCCTTGATATCAAGTGATCTCCAAATTGATTCTATATCCTTAACACAAACTAAGGTAGTAGTACTTATTTTTCTTCCCAGCAGAGCACATAAGGTAACTTTTAGTGTACCTGAAGGAATGTAAAATCAATACCAAGAGTCAAACAACTGCCAACCTGCTTTAATTTATGAAAGACTTCATCTAAGGTAAGCACGATATGTCACTAGACAGAATTAGACTAGAAGGAAAGATAGCAGCCAGGTTATATGGAGTGTTTTCGAAGATCAGAGTCGTTGTCGTAGGTAAACCTCATTTTCCATTACCGAATCTCATCTGTTCTTCTAAGGTTAACATTACGTTCCTTTAGAAAATAGTATATGCAACCAACTATTTTTCATCTTATTTTCTTGCAATACTAGAGGTTGACTGCAAATCAATCATGCAAGAAAACTTTTCTcgttttcttttgcaaaaaagaaaagactgGTACAGAGGCAAACAAGGTGTCAATATACCATTCCTTTTTCAGGGCTATGGAGCCAGTTATCCCAACAAAACACTACTCCCACAAAAATGAAAGGAACGGCGAATGATTTGCTATTGCTACACTAAAACAAACAAATCGTTGGTCACACCATAGGCATGATTTGGCTAGAGTAATCAAAACATAACCTAACATACTGATCCTAGAAATGAAGCACACAACAAGTCAACAACCGAACCCCTGCAAATGCTGGTTCAAAAGAAGAATGCAGCTACGAGGGAGCATGGTTCAGCATACCTCCATAGAATGGCGAAACAGAAGCCCCCACCTAATCGGCGCAGCTCGGTCGTTCTCCCAATCACCtgggggcaaaaaaaaaacagccaaGAAGATGTCAGGATAAACCGTGCCTCCAGCTACAGGCAACCCAATCCCAGGAGCATCTCAATCCCGCAAACCACTACAACGCCAGTAACCCCATTCCAATGATCGGATGAGAAAGGCAGAGGACAAGAGAGGATCATCGGAAGCATACCTAGGAGGAACCGGGGCTCTCCGATTCGGGCCGCTCCCACCCCCGAGTAGCGAGCGGATTGCCCCCCCTGGCCCCCCTCCCTGCTCCTTCCCCCCTCGGCTCGCCTGTCCTTTCGCCGCCGTCGCTTTTGTAGGAACCCCCGCAGGTCAGCGGTCGGGGTCCTCTCGGGCGACGACGAAGCTGACGACCAGGCGGGgggggagagaagaagaagaggaggaagccaAGGGGCAGCCCGGTAAATTTAGGCAGCGCGCATCGTGGCCGCTCGGGTGGTGGGATCCGACGGCCGCGGAGGGCGCTCGGTCATCGCCCGCTGGCAGCGGGCGGGATTAGGGGGggcccccctcccctgtttgaCTAGCCCGTGCGATTCGGTGGCAGCCCAGGTTAAGGAATGGCGAGGTGGCTTCCGCCTTCGCGTGGGAAAATGCCTTGTTAAAACCTCGTGTCGTCTCGAGCCTCTTTGGCTAATGTTAGAGGAATCACATTTTGCGCGTTGCTTCCGCGGGGAGTCCGTTGCGCGAACCTTCGGAGGAAACGTGGGGGTGCGTGGCTAAAATTGGCATTTCGACTCTCCGGTGGGAGTGTGCAGTAGTgagtcagcagcagcagcttcagcAATCAGCAGCCAAAGGCTCTCGCTCATATGGGCTCAGTGCAAGGCCATGTTGGGCTACGAAACGGTAACCAAAAAAACAGAAACATTTCCAGTCGCCGGGCCGTAGAATCACCTGGTGCGAACCTTCATACAGCACACGAACAGGACATGCACAAACGTAGCAAAACTCTGTTTTTTCCCCCGTCacatgatttatttattttccaaTTGTGTGGCTAGATACACAGTAGGGGCGCCCATGGCGGTTGCTCTTCATCAGCTGGAGGcggccgacgccggcgagcgggcgCAGTCGGCGGGGGCGAAGGTGACGATGCGCGCGTCGAGGTCGTACCCGACGTGGAAGTTCTGCTGCGCGACGTTCCCCAGGATCGACACCGGCTGCGACTCGGACACGGGCACCAGCGCCAGGCACAGCGTCCCCTCCTGCACCAGCACGAACGTGTTCTCCGGCCGGAGCGTcacgtccccgccgccgccgccgccgaaccgcAGCGCCACGTCCGGTACCCCCCACTCCTCCTGCGCCCTCCCGCTCACGTCGTAGCACACCTCAAGCAGCTGCTCCGGTGGCTGCGCCCGGGTCAGGTTGATCCGCCGCCCCAGCTCCGCCACCAGCGGCCGCAGCAGCGCGGGGTGCAGGAACGTCAGCGTCGTGCCGGAGTCCACGATGATGGCCGAGCTGTGGGACGCCACCGTCCGCCCGCCCACCGCCACGGACTCGAGCGCCACGGTGTAgtacgccgccacctccccgggCACCAGCGGCGTCGTCGCCGCGCCGGGCTCCGACACGACGGCCCGGGACCCGAAGTTGAGCGTGGACGACGAGTTGGCGGCGTAGGACGGCATCAGGCAGTAGGAGAACCGGCGCCCGAACGGCGTCGCGGACCCGAGCTGCGACACGAGggagacggcgccgccgccgagcccgacGAGCCCGTCCGCGCGGAAGGTGCCGGCCATGTACGTCGAGCACCCGAAGTCGATGTGGGGCACGCGCAcctggcgcgcgccgccgccgccgtcggcgaagCTGAACGTCTCGGTGGACAGGACCCCGACCGTGCGGGACCCGTCGCCGTACGCGTACTGGTACTGGCAGTAGGAGTCGGCGTCGCAGGAGGCCTGGTTCAGCCCCTGGCACGCTTCGGACTGGCACCCCACGACGTCGTACGTCGACGAGCTCGACGGCTCGAacaccacgccgccggcggcggcgggagcgccgCTGCCGTTCCTGCAGTCGACCCACACGAGGTCGCTGCCTGTGTCGGCGATCGCGAGCAGCTGCGTCGGCGGCGTGCCGATGTTCACCGCCATCAGGTACTCGAACGACCGGGAGATGATCTTGGACtcgacgccgccgtcggccgcgggcgccggcgccgagcccCCGGGCACCTGGCCGTGgagcgagcggcgcgcggccgcgagcATCCGGCCGTGCGGGGACAGCGCCGGGTCGTGGAACGGCGACCTCGGCGAGTCGCGGTGGATGAACTCCACGCTGAACCCGGCGTCGGACGCCGCGCGGGCCCGTTGCTCGGCGAGGAGCAGGAGCATGGCGGAGAGGACGAGCATCGTCGTCGCACCCATGGCGTCCTGTGTGCTAGCGACTCCTGAACCGGACGGTAATTTCTGCCATGGCTGATGACACTCGCCGATACTAATAGGCGAATTACCGTAACGTAGATGGTaacagcatctccagcagtttggcaaatcgagttgctatctttgatttttggcaaaaacgttaaaaatactcatccaacagtttggcaaaagacttgacaatttttggcaacttgggaaaaaccagcttccagcgcgtaaatatacgcgcgcggcgcgcggttgccatcgtggtttctagtcaggtgggagggtgaaaaaagaaataaataacagagaagggttcctgatttaagttttcaagaggtggaagggcataaatataattttgtttctctctcatgGTTCCTGATGTAAATTAGATCTgaatttggcaagtgaattatgccaaactgttggagataagctctttttttatttggcatatctttttagaagttggcaaaataCAAGATATGTtaagtaaaatatggcaaactttTAGAGATGCACACTAGAGGGGAATGGCAAAGGATGAGTGGGCGTGGACGCGGCTGGTGTGCTGCTCATCATGGGCTGTAAATCCGCAACCTTGATTACTTGCCATTAATCCCAAATGGCATGCTGTGCTGTGGTGATAGTGATACTGCCGGCAACATGGCCAGATTCCATCGGCTGGTGAAGAGACGCGTACGTTTTCAGTCTCACTGTGGGGGGAGCTGGAGATTTTGGGGGGCAGTAATTAATGAGGAAAAGATTGCATATCAGTGGAGGCAAGCCATGATTAACCGTGTCGTTTTGGTTTGGTGGCTAGTAAAAGCTGGATCTGGAGGGG contains:
- the LOC120705809 gene encoding E3 ubiquitin-protein ligase At1g12760-like, with amino-acid sequence MDHTGNLSHHDHTIDIPRNDVTSPSASHHDDLESLDEFHDTRSPPDEVPAVPERSSVTYDVSDSQNASSARRDRGHRQQNPLNSGFWISIELIVNLSQIIAAISVLSVSRNEHPHAPLFVWLLGYTIGCIAILPHLYWRYLHRNRQNTEQELPTQSSSERNISETNSFAAVSSTHASETVDGANRTGVSRSNLPLASPRFYALVACFKLLLDCFFAVWFVVGNVWIFGSRSSAQDAPNLYRICIVFLAFGFIGYALPFILCTMICCCLPCIISILGVHEDLDPNRGATTDTINALVAYKFKSKRVHDGDVGEDGGGVLAAGTDKERTISAEDAICCICLSKFSNNEDLRELPCAHVFHMECIDKWLQINALCPLCKAEIGGSKSVAETGSDEGPRDDNRVGNDVESQR
- the LOC120710444 gene encoding aspartic proteinase CDR1-like gives rise to the protein MGATTMLVLSAMLLLLAEQRARAASDAGFSVEFIHRDSPRSPFHDPALSPHGRMLAAARRSLHGQVPGGSAPAPAADGGVESKIISRSFEYLMAVNIGTPPTQLLAIADTGSDLVWVDCRNGSGAPAAAGGVVFEPSSSSTYDVVGCQSEACQGLNQASCDADSYCQYQYAYGDGSRTVGVLSTETFSFADGGGGARQVRVPHIDFGCSTYMAGTFRADGLVGLGGGAVSLVSQLGSATPFGRRFSYCLMPSYAANSSSTLNFGSRAVVSEPGAATTPLVPGEVAAYYTVALESVAVGGRTVASHSSAIIVDSGTTLTFLHPALLRPLVAELGRRINLTRAQPPEQLLEVCYDVSGRAQEEWGVPDVALRFGGGGGGDVTLRPENTFVLVQEGTLCLALVPVSESQPVSILGNVAQQNFHVGYDLDARIVTFAPADCARSPASAASS